In Streptomyces sp. NBC_00683, the DNA window TGGACGTACAGGCCCAGGTGGCCGGTGGTCCACGCCTCGGTGTAGTTGCCCCACTCCCACGTCGTCGGCAGAGCCCACGTGGAGTTGTTCAGGTAGTCGTCGTTGGACTTCAGGGAGGTCAGGAACATCCAGATCAGCGGGTAGATCTCGACGACCAGCAGCAAGGTGACGACGGCCTTCACCCACAACCGGCGCGGTGCCCGAACACGGTGGGTCCGCGCGGTGTCACCGGTCCGCCCCCGGCGGCCTGCTGAGGTCTTCACAGCTGTGTCGATGGCCATGACTTCAACTCTCCGTGAGGTCGCGCCGCGAGACGCGGTAGACGACCAGGCTCACCAGCAGGCACACCACGGTCAGCAGCAGGGCGATGGTGCTGCCGTAGCCGTAGTCGCTGTAGGTGAACGACGTCTGGAACATGTACAGGGTCAAGGGGGTGGTGCCGTTGCCAGGACCGCCGTTGGTGAGGGCGACGATGGAGTCGAAGACCTTCAGGGTGCCGTTGATGCTGAAGACCAGTGACGACATCAGCACGGGCAGGGACAGCGGCAGCACGATGTGCCGGATCAGGCGCAACCCCGAGGCCCCGTCCAGGCGGGCAGATTCGAGAACCTCGTCGGGGATGTCGACCAGGCCGGCGAAGAGCAGAACGGCGTAGAAGCCCATGGAGCGCCAGACGTCCATGAGTATCAGGACCCAGAACGCGCTTCCCGCGCTGCCGAAGAAGTCGATGGAGTCGACCCCGAACGCGTTGAGGAGGGAGTTGACCGGGCCTGTCTGCGGGGCGACCTGAAAGAACTTCTGGAAGAGAAGACCCACCGCCACGGTGGGCAGCACAACCGGGAAGAACGCCAACGTCCGGATGAGGGCCGAAGACTTCTTGAGGAAGAAGACGTACAGCAGGGCCAGCAGATATCCGGCGACGACCTGACCGGCCGTGACGAGGGCCGCGTACTTCAGGGTGAACCAGAGGGCGTCATGAACAGCCGGGTCGTCGAACAGGCGAGAGAAATTGGCGACCCCGTTGCCGGTGAAGCCATCGATGGTGTTGCCCTTGGTGAAGGAATACCCGAACGACCACACCATGGGGACCAGCATGATCAATGAGTAGACG includes these proteins:
- a CDS encoding carbohydrate ABC transporter permease; translation: MHRVLGDRRAIAILLGPALLVYSLIMLVPMVWSFGYSFTKGNTIDGFTGNGVANFSRLFDDPAVHDALWFTLKYAALVTAGQVVAGYLLALLYVFFLKKSSALIRTLAFFPVVLPTVAVGLLFQKFFQVAPQTGPVNSLLNAFGVDSIDFFGSAGSAFWVLILMDVWRSMGFYAVLLFAGLVDIPDEVLESARLDGASGLRLIRHIVLPLSLPVLMSSLVFSINGTLKVFDSIVALTNGGPGNGTTPLTLYMFQTSFTYSDYGYGSTIALLLTVVCLLVSLVVYRVSRRDLTES